A single genomic interval of Lacrimispora sphenoides JCM 1415 harbors:
- a CDS encoding spore germination protein → MEFSNSLSNNMNYLNTKIDVAGNFDIVYRTFYIGEQEACLYFIEGFTQSDAWQKILDNLLSIPAEDMPPDAHEFSKRFLPYGQVGLVKDDETMIKQLLTGVSCLFVNGYDKCLTVDCRSYPARSVTEPEKDKVLRGSRDGFVETLVFNTALIRRRIRDPKLTIEVMNAGESSHTDIAICYFKGRHDENLLTMIKDRISKLKVDALTMNQESLAECIYPHKWLNPFPKFKFSERPDTAAASILEGNIIILVDNSPSAMILPSSVFDIIEEADDYYFPPVTGTYLRLSRLVISILTLYLTPMWLLFMQNPEMIPSWLQFIRLSEQPQVPLLFQLLILEFAIDGLRLAAVNTPSMLTTPLSVIAGIVLGEYSVKSGWFNSETMLYMAFVTIANYSQSSFELGYAFKFMRLIMLITTALLNFWGFVGGVALSIGAIVFNKTIAGKSYIYPLIPFHLSELKKRFFRGRLPHREK, encoded by the coding sequence ATGGAATTTTCCAACAGCCTTTCCAATAATATGAACTACCTAAACACAAAGATTGATGTAGCCGGAAACTTTGACATCGTTTACCGGACCTTTTATATCGGGGAACAGGAAGCCTGCCTTTACTTCATTGAAGGGTTTACCCAGAGTGATGCGTGGCAGAAGATCCTGGACAACTTATTATCCATTCCGGCTGAGGATATGCCGCCGGATGCCCATGAATTTTCCAAAAGGTTTCTCCCTTATGGTCAAGTGGGGCTCGTAAAAGACGATGAAACCATGATCAAACAGCTTTTGACCGGAGTATCCTGCCTGTTCGTTAACGGGTACGACAAATGCCTGACCGTGGACTGCCGAAGTTATCCAGCCAGAAGCGTCACAGAGCCGGAAAAAGACAAAGTTCTAAGAGGATCAAGAGATGGATTTGTGGAAACCCTGGTTTTTAATACCGCTCTTATCCGCCGCAGGATCCGTGATCCCAAGCTTACCATAGAAGTCATGAATGCCGGAGAAAGCTCCCACACCGATATCGCCATCTGCTACTTCAAGGGGCGGCATGATGAAAATCTTTTAACCATGATCAAGGACCGGATCAGCAAGCTTAAAGTCGATGCCCTTACCATGAACCAGGAAAGCCTTGCAGAGTGCATCTATCCCCATAAATGGTTAAACCCTTTCCCCAAATTCAAATTTTCCGAGCGGCCGGATACTGCCGCTGCTTCCATACTGGAAGGAAACATTATTATCCTGGTGGACAACTCTCCCTCAGCCATGATTTTACCTTCCTCTGTCTTTGATATCATCGAGGAAGCCGATGACTATTATTTTCCTCCTGTGACTGGGACTTACCTTAGGCTGTCCCGCCTGGTCATCTCCATTCTGACCCTGTATTTAACACCTATGTGGCTGCTTTTTATGCAAAATCCGGAAATGATCCCTTCCTGGCTGCAATTTATCCGCTTATCAGAACAGCCCCAGGTTCCCCTGCTTTTTCAGCTCCTGATTCTGGAATTTGCCATTGACGGTCTGAGGCTTGCAGCTGTCAACACTCCCAGCATGCTGACTACTCCCCTCAGTGTGATCGCCGGTATTGTACTGGGTGAATATTCCGTAAAATCCGGCTGGTTTAACAGTGAGACCATGCTTTATATGGCCTTTGTGACCATTGCCAACTATTCCCAGTCAAGCTTTGAGCTGGGTTATGCCTTTAAATTCATGCGTCTGATCATGCTGATCACCACCGCCCTGCTGAATTTCTGGGGATTCGTAGGCGGCGTTGCGCTTTCCATAGGCGCAATTGTGTTTAATAAAACCATAGCCGGAAAAAGTTATATCTATCCCCTGATTCCATTCCACCTTTCAGAACTGAAAAAACGGTTCTTTCGGGGAAGGCTTCCTCACAGGGAGAAGTAA
- the addB gene encoding helicase-exonuclease AddAB subunit AddB gives MSLQLILGGSGSGKTFRLYTELIRQSIEQPDTRYFAIVPEQFTMQTQKEIVSLHPNHGVMNIDIVSFKRLAYRVFEELAISSPQVLDDMGKSMVLRKVAANKKKDLVLYKEHLSKSGFISQLKSMLSELYQYGITPEMLNEEIPDTISPMLRQKLSDISIIYQGFKDYIKDKYITTEEILDVLCRILPRSELIKNSVITLDGYTGFTPVQYRILELFLRCSKRVIVTVTIDPAENMSRKSGVQELFHMSRQMIRKLNELAKETGAGKEKDILLKDHPAVRYLGEAGGENREGQGCGENALDFLEQNLYRYRGKSCREGSGSIRLVKALNPMEEIAFVIRSMEEEIRDQGLRYRDMAVITGDIQGYSNEIIHQFQLNGIPYFLDNKKSILKNPMVELIRAAMEIIQKDFSYESVFRYLRTGLIAAKEDEEKIDRLENYVIAMGIRGFKRWDAKWEGWYRGGKELNLEELNEFREALITPLRSLREAFRNPESTVASMTAAVTALLMETGIEEKMLVFEEKFREMGDFTLALEYSQVYGLVMDLFDRLAGLLGEEHVSRREYGEILDAGFSEIQVGLIPATVDRVVVGDITRTRLDHIKVLFFVGVNDGIVPVKKEKSSLFTDREREFLGTHDMELAPTAREEGFRQRFYLYLALTKPEKRLVLSYAAMEGSGKSLRPSTLVGELKRLFPGLSEVSPLRTAVPLSMREAKDRLATGLREFGKTGEDRKLLELFKAFLLSEDHREEGKRLAEAAFYAYEQRGIGKAAAKALYGSVISGSVTRMEQYASCAYAHFLNYGLELMERQEYELAAMDIGNLFHDSIDLWFQRMKEEGRDFKTLTEEERKRLVHECVTKVTEEYGNTILKSSARNAYLAGKVERITDRTVWALSEQLKKGDFVPVGFEVSFSAADQLNAMRIPLSKEEAIHLRGRIDRMDLCEDEEAVYVKIIDYKSGSTAFDLTALYYGLQLQLVVYMDAALEMEERKKPDKPVVPAGIFYYNINDPVIERDGEMTDEEINGKILKQLRMNGLVNSDLDAISHLDHEIETESDVIPVAMKNGIIQEARSSVAGGNRFSALRQFVREKLTSEGREILEGAIDVNPYKQGNRSACDYCPYHAVCGFDLKTTGYGFRKFKALKSEEIWPVIEGEEEEGESNGD, from the coding sequence ATGTCCCTTCAATTGATATTGGGCGGTTCTGGTTCCGGTAAGACCTTCCGCCTTTATACGGAATTGATCCGTCAGTCCATAGAACAACCGGATACCCGGTACTTCGCCATTGTACCGGAACAGTTTACCATGCAGACCCAGAAGGAAATCGTTTCCCTTCATCCAAACCACGGGGTCATGAATATTGATATCGTAAGCTTCAAACGTCTTGCCTACCGGGTATTTGAGGAGCTTGCCATTTCAAGTCCCCAGGTTCTTGACGATATGGGAAAATCCATGGTGCTGCGGAAGGTAGCTGCCAATAAGAAAAAGGACCTGGTCCTTTATAAAGAACATTTATCAAAGTCAGGGTTTATCTCCCAGCTAAAGTCCATGCTGTCAGAGCTTTACCAGTACGGCATAACACCGGAGATGTTAAATGAGGAGATACCTGATACCATAAGTCCTATGCTTCGACAGAAGCTTTCCGATATTTCTATCATTTATCAGGGTTTTAAGGACTACATAAAGGATAAATATATTACCACGGAGGAGATTCTGGATGTGCTGTGCAGGATCCTTCCACGGTCAGAGCTGATTAAAAACAGTGTGATCACCCTTGATGGCTATACCGGCTTCACCCCAGTCCAGTACCGGATCCTGGAGCTGTTTCTCCGCTGCAGCAAACGGGTCATCGTCACAGTGACCATAGACCCTGCCGAAAACATGAGCAGAAAATCCGGCGTTCAGGAATTATTTCACATGAGCCGCCAGATGATCCGTAAATTAAATGAGCTGGCAAAAGAGACAGGGGCCGGGAAAGAGAAGGATATTCTTCTTAAAGATCATCCGGCTGTCCGTTATCTGGGTGAAGCCGGTGGAGAGAACCGGGAAGGACAGGGCTGCGGGGAAAATGCCCTGGATTTTCTGGAACAAAATCTATACCGCTATAGAGGAAAGTCCTGCCGGGAAGGTTCCGGTTCCATACGTCTGGTCAAGGCTTTAAATCCAATGGAGGAAATCGCTTTTGTGATCCGCTCCATGGAAGAGGAGATCCGGGATCAGGGACTTCGTTACCGGGATATGGCGGTCATCACCGGAGATATCCAGGGCTATTCCAACGAAATCATTCATCAGTTTCAGCTAAATGGAATCCCTTATTTCCTGGACAATAAAAAAAGCATATTAAAGAATCCAATGGTGGAGTTAATCCGCGCTGCCATGGAGATCATTCAAAAAGATTTTTCCTATGAATCTGTTTTTCGCTATTTGAGAACCGGCCTCATTGCGGCCAAAGAGGATGAGGAGAAAATAGACCGCCTGGAAAATTATGTCATTGCCATGGGAATCCGTGGATTTAAAAGATGGGATGCCAAGTGGGAAGGCTGGTACCGGGGAGGCAAGGAGCTTAATCTGGAAGAACTAAATGAATTCCGGGAAGCGCTTATTACCCCTTTAAGAAGCTTACGGGAGGCCTTTAGAAACCCGGAATCAACGGTGGCTTCCATGACCGCGGCCGTTACAGCCCTTCTTATGGAGACAGGGATCGAAGAAAAGATGCTGGTCTTTGAAGAAAAGTTCCGGGAAATGGGAGATTTCACCCTTGCCTTGGAATACAGCCAGGTTTATGGGCTGGTCATGGACTTATTTGACCGCCTGGCAGGGCTTTTAGGAGAAGAGCATGTAAGCCGCAGAGAGTATGGGGAAATTCTGGACGCCGGATTTTCGGAGATCCAGGTAGGCCTGATTCCAGCCACCGTGGACCGAGTAGTGGTGGGTGATATCACCAGGACCAGGCTGGATCATATTAAGGTATTGTTTTTTGTAGGGGTCAATGACGGGATCGTGCCGGTAAAAAAGGAAAAAAGCAGCCTGTTTACGGACCGGGAAAGAGAATTTCTGGGAACTCATGATATGGAGCTGGCTCCTACTGCCAGGGAAGAGGGATTCCGGCAAAGATTTTATCTTTATCTGGCCCTTACAAAACCAGAGAAACGGCTGGTTTTATCCTATGCAGCCATGGAGGGCAGCGGGAAAAGCCTGCGTCCTTCCACTCTGGTGGGCGAACTGAAAAGACTGTTTCCTGGACTTTCGGAAGTCTCCCCTTTAAGGACGGCAGTTCCTCTGTCCATGAGAGAGGCAAAGGACCGGCTGGCGACCGGACTCCGCGAGTTCGGAAAAACCGGGGAAGACAGAAAGCTTTTGGAACTTTTTAAGGCATTTCTTTTATCGGAGGACCATAGGGAGGAAGGAAAGCGGCTGGCAGAGGCTGCTTTCTATGCCTATGAACAGAGGGGAATCGGAAAAGCGGCGGCAAAGGCTCTCTACGGTTCCGTCATAAGCGGAAGTGTTACGAGAATGGAGCAGTATGCCTCCTGCGCCTATGCCCATTTCTTAAATTACGGGCTGGAGTTAATGGAAAGGCAGGAATATGAGCTGGCTGCCATGGATATCGGAAACCTGTTTCACGATTCCATTGACTTATGGTTTCAGCGCATGAAAGAAGAAGGAAGGGATTTTAAAACCCTGACTGAGGAAGAGAGGAAACGCCTGGTCCATGAATGCGTAACTAAGGTGACGGAGGAATATGGCAATACCATTTTAAAAAGCTCTGCAAGAAATGCTTATCTGGCAGGCAAGGTGGAACGGATTACGGACCGGACGGTGTGGGCTCTTTCCGAGCAGTTAAAAAAAGGAGATTTTGTTCCGGTGGGATTTGAGGTTTCCTTTTCTGCTGCCGATCAGTTAAATGCCATGAGGATTCCTCTCTCAAAGGAGGAAGCCATTCATTTAAGAGGCAGGATCGACCGCATGGATTTATGCGAGGATGAAGAAGCGGTCTATGTGAAGATCATTGATTACAAGTCAGGAAGCACAGCATTTGACTTAACGGCCCTGTATTACGGCCTTCAGCTTCAATTGGTGGTCTATATGGATGCAGCTTTGGAGATGGAGGAGCGGAAAAAACCGGACAAGCCTGTGGTTCCTGCCGGGATCTTTTACTATAACATCAACGACCCTGTTATTGAAAGAGACGGCGAAATGACAGATGAGGAGATAAACGGGAAGATATTGAAACAGCTTCGCATGAACGGCCTGGTCAACAGTGATTTAGATGCCATCTCTCACCTGGATCATGAGATCGAGACGGAATCCGACGTGATTCCTGTTGCCATGAAAAATGGGATTATTCAGGAAGCCAGGTCATCGGTTGCAGGCGGTAATCGTTTTTCTGCACTCAGGCAGTTTGTGCGGGAAAAATTAACGTCAGAAGGAAGAGAGATCCTTGAGGGGGCCATCGATGTAAATCCCTATAAGCAGGGGAACCGCAGCGCCTGCGATTACTGCCCTTACCATGCGGTCTGCGGATTCGACTTAAAGACAACCGGATATGGTTTCCGGAAATTTAAAGCCTTAAAATCTGAAGAAATATGGCCGGTCATTGAAGGAGAAGAAGAGGAAGGAGAGTCAAATGGCGATTAG
- the addA gene encoding helicase-exonuclease AddAB subunit AddA, with translation MAISWTEEQKAVIESRNRNLLVSAAAGSGKTAVLVERIIRMITEGESPLRIDQLLVMTFTKAAADEMRERVLKAVDEKLMENPDSSHLQMQAAMIPYAQITTIDSFCLGLIKDHYNKLDIDPAFRVGDEGELILLRADVMKEMLEEYYEKADPLFEKFVETYATGKSDRGIEDYIMQVFTFSQSNPWPLQWLDRCRKELETSDMDQIMDTGWMKFLMQDAGLQLSELKFQVEKAMEVCEEENGPEAYLPMLANDLQLLDRLSLAEDYEAFNEQLKKASFDRLASIRSKDIDAEKKAFVTGIRDRVKKAVGKLFDLYCFESPEEVLSDIRGTRDAVTTLLHLAGEYARRYQEKKREKNLVDFNDLEHYALEILLTREEGNTVATEVADELSRQFEEILVDEYQDSNDVQEALIGSISRERFGTPNVFMVGDVKQSIYQFRLARPQLFLEKYDSYSKEEGKYQKIELHQNFRSRDEVLRSINEVFYQIMTKNLGNIQYTKDAALHPGAEFPEEEGRAGEKTEFLMIHGSGNLLKQLDDDAVDYTSREIEAKVIAGKIKELTDPVNGLLIWDKRFGGKGGYRIAGYGDVVILLRSLSGWAEDFVNVLMNEGIPAYAERKTGYFTAPEVETILSMLNIIDNPMQDIPLAAVLKSPIGRVTDEEMAHLMAVWKKTAKKGQDRGLYGAWQHYRKEYGEIDDPEYRSLFHKLETFSELLSHYREKSTYLSIHELLYDLYEGTGYYDYISAMPAGEVRRANLAMLVEKASAYERTSYTGLFHFIRYIENLKKYDTDFGEASLAGEENTVRVMSIHKSKGLEFPVVFLAGMGKKFNKQDSYGKILIDPDLGIGTDHLDLERRVKAPTLKKHVLGRKMNLGAMGEELRVLYVAMTRAKEKLIMTGLDRYLDKKLERFADIIRVKGQIPFTILGSADSYLDWMLMSLSGKYSPSQILREEGADTGNLILKELSVSGLVGEEIERQAEKKLTKDALLSLDTVRVYDQEFAKDLRAAFDYRYPHEADTRLHTKLTVSELKKQGQFTDEEESGFLPTIPLFLKDEGKEERPKGAFRGTAYHRALELLDFGKVRTREDLHHALDGFRRDQRMDEESLSLLSEDMLLAFLNSSLGNRLAAAQLSGRLKKEQQFVVGIPARDMDAGDSDERILIQGIIDAYMEEEGGLVLVDYKTDHIGPGEENVLVGRYQMQMDYYERALEQMTGKRVKEKIIYSMTLKKEIPLA, from the coding sequence ATGGCGATTAGCTGGACAGAGGAACAAAAGGCCGTCATTGAGAGCAGAAACAGAAATCTCTTGGTATCGGCGGCAGCAGGAAGCGGTAAGACAGCCGTATTGGTTGAACGGATTATCCGAATGATCACGGAAGGAGAATCTCCGTTAAGGATCGATCAGCTTCTGGTCATGACCTTTACAAAGGCGGCTGCCGATGAAATGCGGGAACGGGTGTTAAAGGCCGTAGATGAAAAGCTTATGGAGAATCCGGACAGCTCCCATTTACAGATGCAGGCAGCCATGATCCCCTATGCCCAGATCACCACCATTGACAGTTTCTGCCTGGGACTTATTAAAGATCATTATAATAAGCTGGATATTGACCCTGCCTTCCGGGTGGGGGATGAGGGAGAGCTTATTCTTTTACGGGCTGATGTGATGAAGGAGATGCTGGAGGAGTATTACGAGAAAGCGGATCCCTTATTTGAGAAGTTTGTGGAAACCTATGCCACGGGAAAGTCTGACAGGGGAATTGAAGATTATATCATGCAGGTGTTTACCTTTTCCCAGAGCAATCCCTGGCCCCTCCAGTGGCTTGACCGGTGCAGGAAAGAGCTTGAAACTTCTGATATGGATCAGATCATGGATACGGGCTGGATGAAATTTTTAATGCAGGATGCCGGGCTTCAGCTATCGGAATTAAAATTTCAGGTGGAAAAGGCCATGGAGGTCTGTGAGGAAGAGAACGGGCCGGAAGCCTATCTGCCCATGCTGGCTAATGACCTCCAGCTGCTGGACCGCTTAAGCCTTGCCGAGGATTATGAGGCGTTTAATGAGCAGTTAAAAAAGGCCTCCTTTGACCGTCTGGCTTCCATTCGGAGCAAGGATATTGATGCAGAGAAGAAGGCGTTTGTAACGGGAATCCGTGACCGGGTGAAAAAGGCGGTTGGAAAGCTTTTTGATTTATACTGCTTTGAATCGCCGGAGGAGGTTCTTTCCGATATCAGGGGAACCAGGGACGCGGTGACGACCCTGCTTCATCTGGCAGGAGAATATGCCCGAAGGTATCAGGAAAAGAAACGGGAAAAGAACCTGGTGGATTTTAATGACTTGGAGCATTATGCTCTGGAGATACTGCTGACAAGGGAAGAGGGTAACACGGTGGCCACTGAGGTGGCAGATGAGCTCAGCAGGCAGTTCGAGGAAATCCTGGTGGACGAATACCAGGACAGCAATGATGTGCAGGAAGCCCTGATCGGCAGTATTTCCAGAGAACGGTTTGGAACTCCCAACGTATTTATGGTTGGCGATGTGAAGCAGAGCATCTACCAGTTCCGTCTGGCAAGGCCCCAGCTGTTTTTAGAGAAGTATGACTCCTACTCGAAAGAGGAAGGAAAATACCAGAAAATCGAGCTGCACCAGAATTTCCGAAGCAGGGATGAAGTCCTTAGAAGCATTAATGAGGTATTCTACCAGATCATGACTAAGAATTTGGGGAATATACAGTATACAAAGGACGCAGCACTCCATCCGGGAGCAGAATTTCCTGAGGAAGAGGGCCGCGCGGGAGAGAAAACAGAATTCCTTATGATCCATGGGTCAGGGAACTTATTAAAGCAGCTTGATGACGATGCCGTCGATTATACCAGCCGGGAGATTGAGGCAAAGGTCATTGCAGGGAAGATCAAAGAGCTTACGGATCCGGTAAACGGTCTTTTAATCTGGGATAAAAGGTTCGGAGGAAAGGGAGGCTACCGCATCGCAGGATATGGAGATGTGGTGATCCTGCTGAGATCCTTAAGCGGCTGGGCGGAAGACTTTGTGAACGTCCTGATGAATGAAGGGATTCCGGCCTATGCGGAACGGAAAACCGGATATTTTACCGCTCCTGAGGTGGAAACCATTCTTTCCATGTTAAATATCATTGACAACCCCATGCAGGATATCCCTCTGGCTGCAGTATTAAAGTCCCCCATTGGCAGGGTGACGGATGAAGAAATGGCTCATTTGATGGCTGTCTGGAAAAAGACGGCTAAAAAAGGCCAGGACAGGGGATTATATGGAGCATGGCAGCATTACAGAAAGGAATATGGAGAGATAGATGATCCGGAATATCGGTCACTGTTTCATAAGCTGGAGACTTTTTCTGAACTGCTTTCCCATTACAGGGAAAAGTCAACCTATCTTTCCATTCATGAACTGCTTTATGATCTGTATGAAGGAACCGGATACTATGATTATATTTCCGCCATGCCGGCAGGAGAAGTCCGGAGGGCCAACCTTGCCATGCTGGTGGAAAAGGCGTCTGCCTATGAGCGGACCAGCTATACCGGATTGTTCCATTTTATCCGCTATATTGAAAACCTGAAAAAATACGATACGGATTTTGGGGAGGCTTCCCTGGCCGGGGAGGAGAACACGGTCCGGGTCATGAGCATCCATAAGAGCAAGGGGCTGGAATTTCCGGTGGTGTTTCTTGCTGGTATGGGGAAAAAGTTTAATAAGCAGGATTCCTATGGAAAGATCCTCATTGATCCGGACTTAGGGATAGGAACTGACCATCTGGACCTTGAACGGCGTGTCAAAGCGCCTACCTTAAAAAAGCATGTCCTGGGTCGAAAAATGAACCTTGGAGCCATGGGGGAGGAGCTTCGTGTGCTCTACGTGGCTATGACAAGGGCAAAAGAAAAGCTCATCATGACCGGACTTGACCGGTATCTGGACAAAAAGCTGGAACGTTTTGCGGATATCATAAGAGTAAAGGGCCAGATTCCCTTTACCATTCTCGGTTCCGCGGATTCCTACCTGGACTGGATGCTCATGAGCCTGTCGGGAAAATATTCTCCTTCCCAAATCCTGAGGGAGGAAGGGGCAGACACCGGGAATCTGATTTTAAAGGAATTGTCGGTTTCCGGTCTGGTAGGAGAAGAGATTGAACGGCAGGCTGAAAAAAAGCTGACAAAGGATGCTCTCCTTTCCCTTGATACGGTCAGGGTTTATGATCAGGAGTTTGCGAAAGACCTAAGGGCTGCGTTTGATTACCGTTATCCCCATGAGGCGGATACCAGGCTTCATACCAAGCTGACTGTATCCGAGTTAAAAAAACAGGGTCAGTTTACGGATGAAGAGGAAAGCGGGTTTCTTCCCACGATTCCTTTATTCCTTAAGGACGAAGGTAAGGAAGAACGCCCGAAAGGTGCATTCCGGGGAACTGCCTATCACAGGGCTCTGGAGCTTTTGGACTTTGGAAAGGTAAGAACAAGAGAAGACCTTCATCATGCCCTGGATGGATTCCGCAGGGATCAGCGGATGGATGAAGAAAGCCTTTCTCTTTTGTCAGAGGATATGCTTCTGGCCTTTTTAAATTCTTCTCTGGGAAACCGGTTGGCTGCAGCCCAGTTGTCAGGACGCTTAAAAAAGGAACAGCAGTTTGTAGTGGGAATACCTGCCCGGGATATGGATGCAGGGGATTCCGATGAACGGATCCTCATCCAGGGAATCATAGATGCCTATATGGAAGAAGAGGGAGGCCTGGTTCTGGTGGATTATAAGACGGATCATATCGGCCCGGGAGAAGAGAACGTGCTGGTAGGGCGGTATCAGATGCAGATGGATTATTATGAGCGGGCGCTGGAACAGATGACAGGGAAAAGGGTAAAGGAAAAAATTATTTACTCCATGACTTTGAAAAAGGAAATCCCCTTGGCTTAA
- a CDS encoding MATE family efflux transporter translates to MNQNADITDAHKQNQITEGVIWKQLLLFFFPILFGTFFQQLYNTTDAIIVGRFVGKEALAAVGGPTGPLINLLIGFFIGLSSGAGVTISQFFGAGQEEEVSRAVHTAIAFSIVCGAVIMVIGIPATPYALKAMGTPDDILHYAVLFMRIYFVGVIPNLVYNMGAGILRAIGDSKRPLYFLIASCFTNIILDIIFVVYCHMGVMGAALATILSQLLSAVLVILVLIRTSGAYHLNLKAVRIDRDMLRRIIRIGFPAGLQSVMYSSSNIIIQSSVNTLGTDTIAAWTAYGKIDSVFWMIISAFGISITTFVGQNYGAGKKDRVYKGIRVCLAMSFTAAIGLSVLLYTFGNYVYLLFTTDAAVIEKGTEILRYLAPTFFTYVCIEIYSGSLRGAGDCWIPMILTSLGVCALRVIWICVAVPLRPTIETVIFSYPLTWAVTSLLFIIYFNWFGKLRRKRLPAFIKK, encoded by the coding sequence ATGAACCAGAACGCGGACATAACAGATGCACATAAGCAAAATCAGATTACAGAGGGAGTGATTTGGAAACAGCTTCTTCTGTTTTTCTTTCCCATTTTATTTGGAACTTTTTTTCAGCAGCTTTATAATACCACCGATGCAATCATTGTTGGGCGATTCGTCGGAAAAGAAGCACTGGCAGCCGTTGGAGGCCCTACGGGACCCCTTATCAATCTTTTGATCGGGTTCTTCATAGGGCTTTCATCCGGTGCCGGTGTCACCATTTCCCAGTTTTTCGGAGCCGGACAGGAGGAAGAAGTAAGCCGTGCGGTCCACACTGCCATCGCATTTTCCATCGTATGCGGAGCAGTTATCATGGTTATCGGCATTCCGGCAACGCCTTACGCCTTAAAGGCCATGGGAACGCCTGATGATATCCTGCATTATGCGGTCCTGTTCATGCGGATCTATTTTGTAGGAGTGATCCCTAATCTTGTTTACAATATGGGGGCAGGAATCCTTCGGGCCATTGGAGATTCCAAACGCCCGCTTTACTTTTTGATCGCTAGCTGCTTTACCAATATCATCCTTGATATCATATTCGTCGTTTATTGTCATATGGGCGTTATGGGAGCTGCCCTTGCCACCATACTTTCCCAGCTCCTCAGTGCTGTTCTTGTGATTCTTGTTTTAATCCGGACAAGCGGAGCTTACCATCTGAACCTAAAAGCCGTGAGGATCGACCGGGATATGCTGCGGCGCATCATAAGGATCGGTTTTCCTGCGGGACTTCAATCCGTTATGTACTCCTCTTCCAACATCATCATCCAGTCCAGCGTTAATACTCTGGGAACCGACACCATTGCCGCATGGACAGCCTACGGAAAGATAGATAGCGTGTTCTGGATGATCATCAGCGCCTTCGGTATCTCCATCACTACCTTTGTGGGACAGAATTACGGAGCCGGAAAAAAAGACCGGGTCTACAAAGGAATCCGGGTCTGCTTGGCTATGAGCTTTACCGCGGCCATCGGGCTCAGCGTTCTTCTATATACCTTTGGTAATTACGTTTATCTGCTGTTTACCACCGATGCGGCCGTAATTGAAAAAGGAACGGAAATACTCCGTTACCTTGCTCCCACATTTTTTACATACGTCTGCATCGAAATTTACTCCGGTTCCCTTCGCGGAGCCGGTGACTGCTGGATTCCCATGATCCTCACAAGCCTTGGGGTCTGTGCGCTCCGTGTGATCTGGATCTGCGTGGCAGTTCCCCTGCGTCCTACCATTGAAACTGTGATTTTCAGTTACCCATTGACCTGGGCTGTTACCTCGTTATTATTCATCATATACTTTAACTGGTTCGGCAAATTGAGGAGAAAACGGCTCCCCGCTTTTATAAAAAAATAA
- a CDS encoding YitT family protein yields the protein MWKKLRRDKRVRNAMTAVAVVVSALLQTYVIQAFIKPAGLLSGGFTGIAILVDRVTSLYGFNISTSLGMIALNIPVAWACSRNISKRFTFFSLMQVFLTSAFLRIFNFSPIFDDRILNVIYGGVLYGFGIVLALRGNASSGGTDFIALYVSNKTGNSIWSEVFIGNVLLLCIFGGIFGWDYAGYSILFQFVGTKVISTFHHRYERVTLQITTVEGPKLASKYVEAFHHGISCVDAVGGYSKKKMYLLHTVVSSYEVADIVALFHEVDEHVIVNMFKTQQFYGTFYRAPME from the coding sequence ATGTGGAAGAAACTTAGGAGAGATAAGCGCGTCCGCAATGCAATGACGGCCGTGGCAGTTGTAGTCTCCGCACTTTTACAGACCTATGTTATCCAGGCGTTTATTAAGCCTGCAGGTCTTCTGTCAGGAGGATTTACGGGCATTGCAATTTTAGTTGACCGGGTGACGTCCCTTTATGGGTTTAATATTTCTACTTCCCTGGGCATGATCGCTTTGAACATTCCGGTTGCATGGGCCTGCAGCAGGAATATCAGCAAACGGTTTACGTTTTTTTCCTTGATGCAGGTTTTTTTAACCAGCGCATTTTTAAGGATATTTAATTTTTCACCTATATTCGATGACAGAATTTTAAATGTTATTTACGGCGGTGTCCTCTATGGGTTTGGCATTGTTCTTGCTCTTCGCGGCAATGCTTCCAGCGGGGGAACGGATTTCATCGCCCTGTATGTTTCCAATAAGACGGGCAATTCCATCTGGTCCGAGGTTTTTATAGGAAATGTGCTTCTGCTTTGTATTTTCGGTGGAATCTTCGGATGGGATTATGCAGGGTATTCCATTTTGTTCCAGTTCGTAGGAACGAAGGTGATCTCCACCTTTCATCACAGATACGAAAGAGTTACCCTTCAGATCACCACAGTAGAGGGGCCAAAGCTTGCTAGTAAATACGTTGAGGCATTCCATCATGGAATATCCTGCGTGGATGCGGTGGGAGGCTACAGCAAAAAGAAGATGTACCTTCTTCATACCGTGGTGTCTTCCTATGAGGTGGCCGACATTGTGGCGCTGTTTCATGAGGTGGATGAGCATGTGATCGTAAATATGTTTAAAACCCAGCAGTTTTACGGGACTTTTTACAGGGCTCCCATGGAATGA